The Pseudomonas triclosanedens genome has a window encoding:
- the tssI gene encoding type VI secretion system Vgr family protein yields the protein MFQSANQAQFQLFIGDAPSDLRVLEFHGDEALDELYRFEIEVVCERAPSPEGLLGKTAFLAFDQQLNGIHGVIREASLGASDARFCHARLVLEPQLANLALRHNQRIFQHRNAQQIIATLLGEHGLSAFAFRLSAPPPEREYCVQYDESDLDFVSRLCEEEGIHFHFEHAPGDHTLVFGDSPAAWATLGKVPFHSDTGLVADTPVLNYFGAGAALRTSRVTRRDYNFEKPSVLLEGKAQGDGKPDLEDYDYPGHFLDGGRGKQLSQIALQRHNADRQRAIGGGDRPLHCGHLISVSEHPAEANNALWTVARVSHRGQQPQVLEEHASSDAPQGYRNHFEAIPGFTIHRPQLRHPKPRVLGSQTAVVTGPPGEEIHCDAYGRVKVQFHWDRDGKLDDKSSCWVRVASGWAHDGYGHVVIPRVGMEVLVSYLEGDPDQPLVHGCLPNKLRPVPYALPEHKTRSVFKTNSSRGGGGSNELRIEDRKGAEQIYIHAQRDQDIAVEHNESHWVGHNRKKTVDHDETVHIGNNRTETVDGNEKITVHKNRSKTVDKHQTDHIRRNWSITVDRMKTETVKLTYLQNVGLAKMMNIGTVYSQNVGLHLNTIVGMNQVESIGRNRRTTIGTSMTLDVGGAPASGKTDAAAAQADAAQSPGSSLHMDADSITLQVGPTKIVITAKGIFLDGPDIHIKSATAVNADAPDDVHLNSGGAQAAPAITVEAASNGFSGFNPLSDAGGLANLAQAALGGDLAGVAGAAMGMLGGGGTTLAGADPLDKVKTPKGCW from the coding sequence ATGTTCCAGTCGGCCAACCAGGCACAGTTCCAACTGTTCATCGGCGACGCCCCAAGCGATTTGCGGGTGCTTGAATTCCACGGCGACGAAGCACTCGATGAGCTGTACCGCTTCGAGATCGAGGTCGTCTGCGAGCGAGCGCCATCACCCGAGGGCCTGCTCGGCAAAACAGCCTTCCTCGCCTTCGACCAGCAGCTCAACGGCATCCACGGCGTGATCCGCGAGGCCAGCCTCGGGGCCAGCGACGCGCGCTTCTGCCATGCGCGCCTGGTGCTCGAACCGCAGCTCGCCAACCTGGCGCTGCGCCACAACCAGCGCATCTTCCAGCACCGCAACGCGCAACAGATCATCGCCACGCTGCTCGGCGAGCACGGCCTGAGCGCCTTTGCCTTCCGCCTTTCCGCGCCGCCGCCCGAGCGCGAGTACTGCGTGCAGTACGACGAAAGCGACCTGGATTTCGTTTCCAGGCTCTGCGAAGAGGAAGGCATTCACTTCCACTTCGAACACGCGCCGGGCGACCACACCCTGGTATTCGGCGACAGCCCCGCCGCCTGGGCCACCCTTGGCAAGGTGCCATTCCACAGCGACACCGGCCTGGTGGCCGACACCCCGGTGCTCAACTACTTCGGCGCCGGCGCGGCACTGCGCACCTCGCGGGTCACCCGGCGCGACTACAACTTCGAAAAGCCCTCCGTGCTGCTGGAAGGCAAGGCCCAGGGCGACGGCAAGCCCGACCTCGAAGACTACGACTACCCCGGCCACTTCCTCGACGGCGGGCGCGGCAAGCAGCTCAGCCAGATTGCCCTGCAACGCCACAACGCCGACCGCCAGCGCGCCATCGGCGGCGGCGACCGGCCCCTGCACTGCGGCCACCTGATCAGCGTCAGCGAGCACCCCGCCGAGGCCAACAACGCACTGTGGACCGTCGCCCGCGTCAGCCACCGGGGTCAGCAGCCGCAAGTACTCGAAGAACATGCCAGCAGCGACGCGCCCCAGGGCTACCGCAACCACTTCGAGGCCATCCCCGGCTTCACCATCCACCGCCCGCAACTGCGCCACCCCAAGCCGCGCGTGCTCGGCAGCCAGACGGCGGTGGTCACCGGGCCGCCCGGCGAAGAAATCCACTGCGACGCCTACGGGCGCGTGAAGGTGCAGTTCCACTGGGACCGCGACGGCAAGCTGGACGACAAGAGCAGCTGCTGGGTGCGCGTCGCCAGCGGCTGGGCCCATGACGGCTATGGCCACGTCGTGATCCCCCGCGTCGGCATGGAAGTACTGGTCAGCTACCTGGAAGGCGACCCCGACCAGCCACTGGTCCACGGCTGCCTGCCGAACAAGCTCCGCCCGGTGCCCTACGCGCTGCCCGAACACAAGACGCGCAGCGTATTCAAGACCAACAGCAGCCGCGGCGGCGGCGGTTCCAACGAACTGCGCATCGAAGACCGCAAGGGCGCCGAGCAGATCTACATACACGCCCAGCGCGACCAGGACATCGCCGTCGAGCACAACGAAAGCCACTGGGTCGGGCACAACCGCAAGAAGACCGTCGACCACGACGAAACCGTGCACATCGGCAACAACCGCACCGAAACGGTGGACGGCAACGAAAAGATCACCGTCCACAAGAACCGCAGCAAGACTGTGGACAAGCACCAGACCGACCACATCCGGCGCAACTGGTCGATCACCGTCGACCGCATGAAGACCGAGACGGTGAAGCTCACCTACCTGCAGAACGTCGGCCTGGCCAAGATGATGAACATCGGCACGGTGTACAGCCAGAACGTGGGGCTGCACCTGAACACCATCGTCGGCATGAACCAGGTGGAAAGCATCGGCAGGAACCGCCGCACCACCATCGGCACCTCGATGACCCTCGACGTTGGCGGCGCGCCTGCCAGCGGCAAAACCGACGCGGCTGCGGCACAGGCCGACGCCGCGCAATCGCCGGGCTCCAGCCTGCACATGGATGCCGACAGCATCACCCTGCAGGTCGGCCCCACGAAGATCGTCATCACCGCCAAGGGCATCTTCCTCGACGGCCCGGACATCCACATCAAGTCCGCCACTGCCGTCAACGCCGACGCCCCCGACGACGTACACCTCAACAGCGGCGGTGCGCAGGCCGCGCCGGCCATCACTGTCGAGGCCGCGTCCAACGGTTTCTCGGGCTTCAACCCACTGAGCGATGCCGGCGGGCTGGCCAACCTGGCGCAAGCCGCACTGGGCGGCGACCTGGCGGGAGTTGCCGGCGCGGCGATGGGAATGCTCGGCGGCGGCGGCACCACCCTCGCGGGTGCCGATCCGCTGGACAAAGTCAAGACTCCGAAGGGGTGCTGGTAA
- a CDS encoding heavy metal sensor histidine kinase: MKPASLSLRIGLWVGLLGSVLMLLLAALAYLALDHQLDARAERALQDKLGQLRHSLEADPGLAALPLQGHALQDQLLGHDNLSAALFDIAHGQPVRFNSGPVADLATLDDFGGEGQPLGWTAPDGRRLLSGRMLVDLRDGNRLRVFLTLDRRDDDALLGAFLRSALLAMPPLLLLIALGARLVAKRGLQPLRRFGRVASLVSTEDLSHRIPVQHLPRELGEAARALNVMLHRLDNGVQQLTQFSDDLAHELRSPISNLLGKAQVTLSRPRDKDEYEAVLASSIEELERVTRIVSDMLFLAQVSHPKALLPMEPVQLGTEARKVAELFAISAEDKSLEIDIDGHGLVLGDRLMIQRAISNLLSNAIRHTPVGGRIRVRVRSDSDKVALLMENPGPGIAAEHLAHLFERFYRVDKNRSRAEGGTGLGLAIVRSIMELHQGKACAESTPQGPTRFSLNFPPALS; the protein is encoded by the coding sequence ATGAAGCCGGCAAGCCTGTCGCTACGCATCGGCCTGTGGGTCGGGCTGCTCGGTTCGGTGCTGATGCTCCTGCTGGCGGCGCTCGCCTACCTGGCCCTCGATCACCAGTTGGACGCCCGCGCCGAACGGGCATTGCAGGACAAGCTCGGACAACTGCGCCACAGCCTGGAAGCCGATCCCGGCCTTGCCGCGCTGCCACTGCAGGGCCACGCGCTGCAGGACCAGTTGTTGGGGCATGACAACCTCAGTGCCGCCCTCTTCGACATCGCGCACGGCCAGCCGGTGCGCTTCAACAGCGGGCCCGTGGCAGACCTTGCGACCCTCGACGACTTCGGCGGCGAGGGCCAGCCCCTGGGCTGGACCGCTCCTGATGGCCGCCGCCTGTTGAGCGGACGCATGCTGGTAGACCTGCGCGACGGCAACCGGCTGCGGGTATTCCTGACACTCGACCGCCGTGACGACGACGCCCTGCTTGGCGCCTTCCTGCGCTCCGCCCTGCTGGCGATGCCACCGTTGTTACTGCTGATAGCCCTTGGCGCGCGCCTGGTCGCCAAGCGCGGCCTGCAACCGCTGCGCCGCTTCGGGCGGGTCGCCTCGCTGGTTTCCACCGAGGACCTCAGCCACCGCATCCCGGTGCAGCACCTGCCCCGGGAGCTGGGCGAAGCGGCACGCGCGCTGAACGTGATGCTGCATCGGCTGGACAACGGCGTGCAGCAGCTCACCCAGTTCTCCGACGACCTGGCTCACGAGCTGCGCTCACCGATCAGCAACCTGCTGGGCAAGGCACAGGTGACGCTGTCGCGTCCGCGTGACAAGGACGAATACGAAGCAGTGCTGGCATCCAGCATCGAAGAGCTGGAGCGGGTCACCCGCATCGTCAGCGACATGCTGTTTCTCGCCCAGGTCAGCCACCCCAAGGCGCTGCTGCCGATGGAGCCGGTGCAATTGGGCACGGAAGCGCGCAAGGTGGCCGAACTGTTCGCCATCAGCGCGGAAGACAAGTCGCTGGAAATCGATATCGACGGACACGGCCTGGTACTGGGTGACCGCCTGATGATCCAGCGCGCCATCTCCAACCTGCTGTCCAACGCCATCCGACACACGCCGGTCGGTGGGCGAATCCGCGTGCGGGTGCGCAGCGACAGCGACAAAGTGGCGCTGCTGATGGAGAACCCCGGCCCCGGTATTGCTGCGGAGCATCTGGCACATCTGTTCGAGCGCTTCTACCGGGTGGACAAGAACCGCTCGCGCGCGGAAGGCGGCACGGGCCTCGGGCTGGCCATCGTGCGCTCGATCATGGAGCTGCACCAGGGCAAGGCCTGCGCCGAAAGCACGCCGCAAGGCCCTACGCGCTTCAGCCTGAACTTCCCGCCCGCGCTGTCGTGA
- a CDS encoding heavy metal response regulator transcription factor, with translation MKILLIEDDDKTADYLQQGLSESGYVIDRADNGLDGLHLARQCSYDLLILDVNLPRMDGWDVLASLRRQSDMRVMMLTARGRLTERVKGFDLGADDYLLKPFEFPELLARVRSLLRRSERIPQPQVLQIGGLELDPGRHRAFRDSQRIDLTSKEFALLHLLMSRSGEVLSRTQIISLVWDMNFDCDTNVVEVTIRRLRAKIDDPFPTKLIHTLRGVGYVLETRP, from the coding sequence ATGAAAATCCTGCTCATCGAGGATGACGACAAGACTGCCGACTACCTGCAACAGGGCCTGAGCGAAAGCGGCTATGTGATCGATCGCGCCGACAACGGCCTCGACGGCCTGCACCTGGCCCGTCAGTGCAGCTACGACCTGTTGATCCTCGATGTGAACCTGCCCCGGATGGACGGCTGGGACGTCCTCGCCAGCCTGCGCCGGCAAAGCGACATGCGCGTGATGATGCTGACCGCGCGCGGCCGCCTGACCGAGCGGGTGAAAGGCTTCGACCTGGGTGCCGACGACTACCTGCTCAAGCCCTTCGAATTCCCCGAACTGCTGGCGCGGGTACGCTCGCTGCTGCGCCGCAGCGAACGCATTCCGCAACCGCAAGTGCTGCAGATCGGCGGGCTGGAACTGGACCCCGGGCGCCACCGGGCATTCCGCGACAGCCAGCGCATCGACCTGACCAGCAAGGAATTCGCCCTGCTGCATCTGCTCATGAGCCGCAGTGGCGAAGTCCTCTCGCGTACCCAGATCATCTCCCTGGTGTGGGACATGAACTTCGACTGCGACACCAATGTGGTGGAAGTCACTATCCGCCGCCTGCGCGCGAAGATCGACGACCCCTTCCCCACCAAGCTGATCCACACCCTGCGCGGCGTCGGCTATGTGCTGGAGACCCGACCATGA
- a CDS encoding efflux RND transporter periplasmic adaptor subunit translates to MIKRTHIAGAVILVSVLGVSAFTWQVGERPPANHTDDAAHQDGEHHDAKAAGGHGEAEAHADGEHHPAEAGAEEGEVLRLSAEQIAAAGIQLVTAGPRALDETFSLPGEIGFDEDRTAHVVPRTPGVVESVAVELGQRVAKGDLLAVIASQQVSELRSELAAAQRRVALATTTFERERELWREKISAEQDYLQARQDLEEARIALANARQKTDALSGVSVSAGGNRYELRAPFDGVVVEKHLVPGEVVSEATAAFTLSDLSRVWATFSVAPQDLARVRVGKPARVEAPDLDMRVDGHVAYVGNLLGEQTRSAVARVTLANPDGAWRPGLFVNVRVSSRSRQVPVAVPELAVQTVEGKPAVFVRGAEGFEARAVDLGARSDGQVEVLAGLAAGDRVAGEGSFVLKSELGKSSASHAH, encoded by the coding sequence ATGATCAAGAGAACCCACATCGCCGGCGCCGTGATACTGGTGTCGGTATTGGGCGTCAGCGCCTTCACCTGGCAGGTTGGCGAGCGCCCGCCCGCCAACCACACGGACGACGCGGCGCACCAGGATGGCGAGCATCACGACGCGAAAGCCGCTGGCGGCCACGGCGAAGCCGAAGCCCACGCCGATGGTGAGCACCATCCGGCTGAGGCGGGCGCGGAGGAAGGCGAGGTGCTGCGCCTGAGCGCCGAGCAGATCGCCGCCGCCGGCATCCAGTTGGTGACGGCCGGTCCGCGCGCGCTGGATGAGACATTCAGCCTGCCGGGAGAGATCGGCTTCGATGAGGACCGTACAGCCCACGTCGTACCGCGCACGCCGGGCGTGGTGGAGTCGGTGGCGGTGGAGCTGGGTCAGCGGGTGGCGAAAGGCGACCTGCTGGCGGTGATCGCCAGCCAGCAGGTCTCCGAGCTGCGTAGCGAACTGGCGGCGGCCCAACGTCGCGTGGCTCTGGCGACCACGACTTTCGAGCGTGAGCGCGAGTTGTGGCGGGAGAAAATTTCGGCGGAGCAGGACTATCTGCAGGCGCGCCAGGACCTGGAGGAGGCGCGGATCGCGCTGGCCAACGCGCGGCAGAAGACTGATGCGCTCAGTGGCGTGTCGGTCAGCGCTGGCGGCAATCGCTACGAGCTGCGCGCCCCGTTCGATGGTGTGGTGGTGGAGAAGCACCTGGTGCCGGGCGAGGTGGTCAGCGAGGCGACGGCGGCCTTCACGCTGTCCGATCTGTCGCGGGTCTGGGCTACCTTCAGCGTCGCGCCGCAGGACCTGGCCCGGGTTCGGGTCGGCAAGCCGGCTCGGGTCGAGGCCCCCGACCTGGATATGCGAGTGGACGGCCACGTGGCCTACGTGGGCAATCTGCTCGGCGAGCAGACCCGCAGCGCCGTGGCTCGGGTCACCCTGGCCAACCCCGATGGCGCCTGGCGCCCTGGCCTGTTCGTGAATGTCCGGGTCAGCAGCCGCTCGCGGCAGGTGCCGGTTGCCGTGCCGGAACTGGCCGTGCAGACGGTGGAGGGTAAGCCCGCCGTATTCGTGCGCGGCGCGGAAGGTTTCGAGGCGCGCGCGGTCGATCTCGGCGCCCGCAGCGATGGTCAGGTGGAGGTGCTGGCGGGCCTTGCCGCGGGGGACCGGGTGGCTGGTGAAGGCAGTTTCGTGCTCAAGTCGGAGCTGGGCAAAAGCTCAGCGTCCCACGCTCACTGA
- a CDS encoding DUF2169 family type VI secretion system accessory protein, which translates to MVRIDNHSGLPHLLYEKAAPSGERFDVLVLRGTFDFARDGEPMALATEQRPILLGDRYDGPVSSQPLKAVIAEEGDLVLGKPGTDVLMQGHLRPRKGTPTELWQAELSLGSLSKTIRVNGPREIRDSLTGWRLGEATPVEQVPLDYRLAYGGCFYDPEAPAEGAQAASVHYPMNAAGCGWLPSSADFKRLDSDVRQRIEKQVSLIRRLPAPQLEDPLTPPHQKLTPQGFGPIARWWEPRVSLQGTFDEQWQQHRSPLLPADFDPRFYQSAPASLVATPYLGGDEIVRLKGCLVEGECSMRLPGVAPLVLIDESSPSGHAQLPPLDTVRIDLDRRQATLLWRLPLAQQAAPRRLSIGLVAVSALQTFGKKGARP; encoded by the coding sequence ATGGTCCGCATCGACAATCACAGCGGCCTGCCGCACCTGCTCTACGAAAAGGCCGCACCGTCCGGCGAACGCTTCGATGTACTGGTGCTGCGCGGCACCTTCGACTTCGCCCGCGACGGCGAACCGATGGCGCTGGCCACCGAACAGCGGCCGATCCTCCTGGGCGACCGCTACGACGGCCCGGTCAGCAGCCAGCCGCTCAAGGCGGTGATCGCCGAGGAAGGCGACCTGGTGCTCGGCAAACCGGGCACCGACGTACTGATGCAAGGCCACCTGCGCCCGCGCAAGGGCACCCCGACCGAACTCTGGCAGGCCGAACTGAGCCTGGGCTCCCTGAGCAAGACGATCCGGGTCAACGGGCCGAGGGAAATACGCGACTCCCTCACCGGCTGGCGGCTGGGTGAAGCCACCCCGGTGGAGCAGGTACCTCTGGACTACCGGCTCGCCTATGGCGGCTGCTTCTACGACCCCGAGGCCCCCGCCGAAGGCGCGCAAGCCGCCAGCGTCCACTACCCGATGAACGCCGCCGGATGTGGCTGGCTGCCCAGCTCAGCCGACTTCAAGCGCCTGGATAGCGACGTGCGGCAACGCATCGAGAAACAGGTGTCACTCATCCGCCGTCTGCCCGCCCCGCAACTGGAAGACCCCCTCACCCCCCCTCACCAGAAGCTCACCCCGCAAGGCTTCGGCCCCATCGCGCGCTGGTGGGAACCCAGGGTCTCACTGCAGGGCACCTTCGACGAGCAGTGGCAGCAGCATCGCTCCCCGCTCCTGCCCGCCGACTTCGACCCGCGCTTCTACCAGAGCGCCCCCGCCAGCCTGGTTGCCACCCCGTACCTGGGCGGCGACGAAATCGTCCGGCTCAAGGGCTGCCTGGTCGAAGGCGAATGCTCCATGCGCCTGCCCGGCGTGGCGCCGCTGGTTCTCATCGACGAGAGCAGCCCTTCCGGCCACGCCCAGCTCCCGCCGCTGGACACCGTGCGAATCGACCTCGACCGCCGGCAGGCGACGCTGCTGTGGCGCCTGCCCCTCGCGCAGCAGGCGGCCCCCAGGCGCCTGAGCATCGGCCTGGTGGCGGTTTCGGCCCTGCAAACGTTTGGCAAAAAAGGGGCGCGGCCATGA
- a CDS encoding TolC family protein — translation MRSSRDGGAARRAGRVLGVLLLGGLPVWAEARDIGIEDALQAAFANNPDLAASGREIGIAQGLREQAGLLPNPTLSWEQEGTESANRTTTIGLSQPLELGGKRGARVELAERGQQIAALGVQARRNELRGEVIAGFYAALRAQERERLAQQSVALASRGAEAAEGRVRAGKAAPLEANRAQVQLAEVRLELSRARRERADAYQALAALMGAPRPEFTGVLDSAGDRLPRLPAVDELLQRLGDSAQMRLAQTRIDEGEAALRLARTQRIPDLDVSLASQDTIEDGRSDRVAVIGLSLPLPLFDRNQGNILAEARRADQARDLRNATELRLRQETQQALQQWGTAQLEVKAFRSTILPSAQSAVESATRGFEMGKFGFLEVLDAQRTLITAREQYLQALAQVSDAWGRIERVYGDVGAAVR, via the coding sequence GTGCGTTCGAGTCGTGATGGAGGTGCCGCGCGCCGGGCTGGCCGGGTGTTGGGGGTGCTGCTGCTGGGGGGCCTGCCGGTGTGGGCCGAGGCGCGTGACATTGGTATCGAGGATGCGCTGCAGGCCGCTTTCGCCAATAACCCTGACCTGGCCGCCAGCGGCCGCGAGATCGGCATCGCCCAGGGGCTGCGCGAGCAGGCCGGGCTGCTGCCCAACCCCACGTTGTCGTGGGAGCAGGAAGGTACCGAGTCCGCCAACCGCACTACCACCATCGGCCTGAGCCAGCCGCTGGAGCTGGGCGGCAAGCGAGGGGCGCGGGTGGAGTTGGCCGAGCGTGGCCAGCAGATCGCCGCGCTGGGCGTGCAGGCGCGGCGCAACGAGCTGCGCGGCGAGGTGATCGCCGGTTTCTACGCGGCGCTGCGGGCCCAGGAGCGCGAGCGCCTGGCGCAGCAGTCGGTCGCCCTGGCCAGCCGTGGCGCGGAGGCGGCCGAGGGGCGGGTACGCGCGGGCAAGGCTGCGCCGCTGGAGGCCAATCGTGCGCAGGTGCAGTTGGCCGAGGTGCGCCTGGAGCTTTCGCGCGCCCGTCGTGAGCGCGCCGATGCCTACCAGGCGCTGGCCGCGCTGATGGGAGCGCCACGGCCGGAGTTCACCGGTGTGCTCGACAGCGCGGGTGATCGCCTGCCGCGTCTGCCCGCCGTCGACGAGTTGCTGCAGCGGCTGGGCGACAGCGCGCAGATGCGTCTGGCCCAGACTCGCATCGACGAAGGCGAGGCTGCGCTGCGCCTGGCGCGCACCCAGCGGATTCCCGATCTGGATGTCAGCCTGGCCAGCCAGGACACCATCGAAGACGGCAGGAGCGACCGCGTTGCGGTGATCGGGCTGAGCCTGCCGTTGCCGCTGTTCGACCGCAACCAGGGCAACATCCTCGCCGAGGCCCGCCGCGCCGACCAGGCGCGCGACCTGCGTAATGCCACCGAGCTGCGCCTGCGCCAGGAAACCCAGCAGGCCCTGCAACAGTGGGGCACCGCGCAACTGGAGGTGAAGGCGTTCCGCAGCACCATCCTGCCCAGCGCGCAGAGCGCCGTGGAAAGCGCGACTCGTGGCTTCGAGATGGGCAAGTTCGGCTTCCTCGAAGTGCTCGACGCCCAGCGCACCCTGATCACTGCACGTGAGCAGTATCTCCAGGCCCTGGCCCAGGTGAGCGATGCCTGGGGGCGTATCGAGCGGGTTTACGGCGATGTCGGCGCGGCGGTGCGCTAG
- a CDS encoding DUF2790 domain-containing protein — MKLQRVLLLTALLGASNLALADGGGDITFARMEQARIQVMQARTTLPAQVAEARQYTYGMDLDIAEVVAVTAMSNDCGVVPMQMRYKDSAGNEQTVQYRAERLACRATR, encoded by the coding sequence ATGAAACTCCAACGCGTACTCCTGCTTACCGCTCTGCTGGGCGCTTCCAACCTGGCGCTGGCTGATGGCGGCGGCGACATCACCTTCGCCCGCATGGAACAGGCGCGCATCCAGGTCATGCAGGCCCGCACCACGCTGCCGGCGCAGGTGGCCGAGGCGAGACAGTACACCTACGGGATGGATCTCGACATCGCCGAAGTGGTAGCGGTGACGGCCATGAGCAACGACTGCGGGGTGGTGCCGATGCAGATGCGCTACAAGGATTCGGCCGGCAACGAACAGACTGTCCAGTACCGCGCCGAGCGCCTGGCCTGCCGCGCCACGCGCTGA